The Castanea sativa cultivar Marrone di Chiusa Pesio chromosome 4, ASM4071231v1 sequence CCTGTGGCGTAAAATATATTGCATGAAATGTGATTAAGATGTTGACATGTTGTACTGTTGTTGGCATGATTATGGAGTTTGATATAATGATTTGTTGCCAAATATTCAAAATaggtaaaatataaaataaaatacatgaaTGATAACTCGAATTGATTTCTTAATTTACATTTTAGATTTATGgagattctaaaaaatataagcacaaattaatgaaatttatatatataataataggtgaagctgagagaaaagccaattagatttcaaattagaattcaattaaaatctaattttgcatcacgtgtctcatctaatctaagttttaaaatttttgtgtcgtgtaagttaattcaatgtaaaaattagattttaattagagtttaattttgcgacatgtgtcccatctaatctaagttttttattttttgtaccaaatgagttaatttggTGTAAAAAAcaaggagtccaatataagtaaactttaaaaaaacataatttttgaatgattttatatttatgagtctttttttttagaactaaaaacaattcaagtttataagtcatctatatatatatatatatatatattaataagtaaagttgagagaaaatccaattaaattttaaattggaatttaattacagtctaattttgcaccacgtgtcctatctaatcaaaatttttaaattttgaaccaAGTTAGCTAGTtcagtgtaaaaattggatttcaatttgagtttgattttACGACACATGTTCCatctaattgaaattttttgatttttgtgctaaatgagttaatttagagtagaAAATGACGagtcaaatataaataaattataaaaaacataattatatatctaacactatatataaaattagaggaagaaaaagtttgaataattttatatttatgagcctttttttttataactaaaaacaattcatttggcagaaaaattatatatatatatatatatattaatagataaaatttggagaaaatccaattagattctacaattgaagtccaattttgcaccatatgtcctaaatttgtagtatctttagagagagttttatttcttaattttggaatcaaatgtggaaccatatcataaatatctattcaagtgaattattgtgtacaaaaatcaaagaatctagaattaatgaacataaaaatatttttttaaaaatgaataatttacattttctacctaataacatttttacaagactttttaaagagttaaaaaaaaaaaaaagaatgattatcaataatatttaaaatatatatgtaagattattatattatgcatcttaatgtgtatcttttaagtatatcaaTGTATATGTATGGGATTACAAGCTAGTTTATATAAAACTCGAACAAGCAACCTTTCACCTCCCGCACTCCCCCTCATTTTCAGCTTATGAAGAGTCTTTCTTCTGACTATTACACAAGATAGTAATAGGATGATAACACATAATTAGATAAATTAAACTTATTTAATGTTTACAAAATAAGGGTgaattctattttggtccttcaaaatttaaaagttggctaaatttcaatttttcttcaaatttcaaattactctttaaagttttgtaaatttagtcacttaatttttcaaaataagtcAATCTAATACCTTCATCTAAATATAAAAGTAAATGagccatttaaaattttttaaaaatgtttttcaattaatacttattaaacaataaaatctatcaaaTAGTGCccctcataaattttttattgaattttttcctttaaatatttGAAATGTAACAATTAAGTCACTCCATCAATTTTTCCTTCCATTCTTTGCTTACCTACATTGGGGAAAATATCACATTGAAGTTACtacattttctttctattttcctttttgcaatttttttttatacaaattagaactcttttaaataaaaaatgaagacaaTTTCAATTTCCTCATTATGGTTTGGTCCTATCATAAGTTAGTACACACTTTCAATTGctacatttaacattttttagattCCTTATTTCACAATgttgagaaaatcaaatttctgtGATGGCTTAGGCCCAAAGTTTTCCAACATTTGTAGCCCTATATCAATCATTGGGtgtatgtattattttaaaaaacatcagcttgatattattaaaaaatataagatgactaacctttcaatttttttagctattattttttttctttctctcaaagTTTAGGATAGCAAGTTTATTTGCACAAGTGAATGGGCACATTTTGGTGTTAACCTATGACCACCCTTCCAcatgaaaaaattattgcatGAAATGTTATTAAAATGTTGACATGCTGTATAGTTGTTGGCATGATAGTGAAATTTGAAATAGTGATTtgacaaatatttaaaatgggtaaaaaaagaagaagaagaagaagtaatattGTTAACACGATTTCTTTgtgttctcaaaaaaagaattgaTTCCTTTGCATTTTGTGCCACCTTTAGTCTTCTTGTTTTATCTCCTTTTCCTGATTAACGTAGTGATTTAACAGTATCAATCATCATTTTGCCTTCTACCAGATAGTAGTTTGTAAATGGATACACCAATTAACTGAGGGACAATTTGATATTAAGTTCTTTGACATTCCACCACAAATGGAGTTGGTTAAAATTACTAGCAAGTGATCATATCCGGGGAAGAGATCAATTCTAAGACTGCAAACTTATGCACCTGTTTAGTTCTACATTGAAATTTTGCTGACAAAAGTTGACTTGCATTTGTGAGAGGTATATAATTCAAGCAAGTTCTTTTGTTTTCCACAAGTGACACTTAGGTTGGAAGGTGCATTTGGGTTTGCCTTTTGCGAAATTATAAAGTAGGGCTCATGTTTACACCAAAAATAAAGTGGTACCCAGGTTTTCCAACATATGATGAATGTTTTGACAATAGAAAAGCTTATGCCATGAGAGAGATTACACGCTGATAACAAATAAtcactaataataataagcaaCATTTAGATGATACAAGGGGGATATTTGCCAATAATTTACAAGACTTGGAAAACATATTTGATAGAGTTACATTATAAGGATTACATGTGTATACAAGAAATACACTTGATCAACCTACTTGATCCCACAAGTGGCTGTGTATATGTTACTTCTGAGCCTTTATAAGCAAATCCATCATTGATGCTGGAGGACTTTTAGCTAGTGTCATGATGAACTCTTTAGATCTTAGCCCAGCCTTGAATGTCGTTAATTGTACCTAGTCTTAAGCTTCGTCCACTTCCAGTACTTCTTTATTAAATCTCTTCATGTATGATCTCAAGGATTCTCCTTCTCCCTTCTAATCATCAATAAATGATCTGCTAGTCTTTTTTGACGTTGCCCCTCTACGTAATGACACACCAATAGGCTACTAAGCTGGTCAAAATCGTCAGTAGAAGATTGTGCCAACTTACTAAACCACACTATTTCATCTGGGGCTAGCTGCAGGCTCAAGGTCATCTTAAAGGTGGTGATGTGATCTAGTGGGTCCTTCAACCCATCATACGATTCCAGCTACGGAAGCCGGAATTTTGGTGGGAGGGGGTACTTGAGGCCTTTTTGCGTGAACAGAGAATCCATCCTTCTCACCATCTCGTCCAAAATCTTTGCCGTTTTCCCTTTCATTGCATTCTTGagctcgtccatctctttcCTCATGCACCTTAGGAGGTTGTTGCTTGCCTCGTCGAACTGCTCCGTCCTCCTCGAGCCGTCTCTCCCTTAACTTCCTTCTGGATCTTGCACTTCATCTTCATTCCTGTTGTTTTTGATTCTTCTTGGTGAGcggttttctttttgttgcaaCTGTTGCCTCATCTCCTGGTTTGGTTTCGTTAATTCTTCTACACTGGCCATGAGAGCTTGGACTTGTAGCACTAGGGCAGCTAATTCTAGTTGTGCACTGGATTCCATATGGATGACAACAAAGGCAGGGCAACGTTTCTGTCCTTAGGATTAGGAAGAAGAAAGTGCtttccacagacggcgccaaactaaTGATGACAAAATCTTCAGTAGTTAAGATCGTCCAGATGGCTCCGATGTAACTTGCAAGATAGCAAGGAGATGTAACAAATAGTTCACCGTTGTGGTGCTAGCCGCTGAGCGTCCAATGACAAAGttagaatgagagagagagacaattaGGAAATTCTAGCTATTGGGAATATAATTCTGATCGTAATCTTTACCTTTGGTGGAGTGTGCCTTATATAGGCCCTTACTCTCCTAGTCGTTGGAACCGCCATTAATGGTGGTTTAATTCTCTTATCTGGTAATGCTTTCCATGACACTAAATGCAGGGATATGGAGGCCTCTCATTACTTAATGCATAGATATGGAGGCCTATGAACTGTTACCCTCTTTACTTCGTCCAATCGTAACGACTCGGTTTATAAAGGCTTCATTTATGGTTTGTTCCTCATCTATTGCTATGCTTGGATGAACAATATCTTCGagctcatcaataataataataataataataataataataataataatatctttattttatagTGGAGTAAGGAACGAAGTACccccacatttttttattcgtgtaaaacaatttttgttagatcgaaaaaatttattgattgggaaaaaaaaattaaagtaaatatgAGAAACCCATAAGCAATTTCCGTGAAGCTAGGCCATGTCTCCACGCACCAATAATCCTATCATAATTAATTGAATTCGTTAAAAACCAGCGATTTTTAAAAAGCTATCCATCAGAACGCGTCTATCTGTCTGCAATTCTGGTCAACTTAATTTATTGACTTTGAAAACAATGCCATTTATCATGTTTCGTTTTTGGCTTGACTTATGCATGTGATATTTTCATGAACCAAATCAATTCATGTAAATTACATGGCAGGGCACTTGAAGTCTGCCGTGTAATTTACATGAATTGAAGTGTGCACTTCTGACTTCTGAGTTCTGAGTACATCGGTTTGTTTCCTAATTATAAAATCTTAATGAGTGGTTGAATTAAGGGGGTGTTTAGTCTAGATGAAAAGTAGAGTTTGCCTACAAGTTCTCAGCAACAAAACAGATATTTAAGGgggtgttattttttttttttaattttaatttttatgattgTTTTTATAATCAAACTGCTTAAATTTCTGAAACAGTTTTTAATTCAATTGTGGGAGTTTTGCCTTTTATCCTTGTAGTTTTGCTAATTGGTTTTGGAGAGTCTTTTATGAAAATCAAGTACCTTTACTTGTGTTGGGATGTGCTTGAGTttgtatgaaaaatttattcaattgaGACTGAAAAATTGACCACtcatgtttttgtaattaattactGTTTCATTTTGTAATTAGTTTGTTTGAAACATGGGCCACGATGATATCTCATGCATCTAGATTTACAAATGTATCCACAAATGTCAATACGGTTGGATGATAGGTTATGTATCACTTGTTCTAAATTTACATGATATGTTCTCCAACTAATAAACCTTATATAGTTCATGTTAGGCTGTTTATATTGAACACGGTTGCTTAACCAATTCTTAACCTTGAATGAAAATATTGCCTTTTGCACTTTTCAAACATTGAGAATTCTTGTGttcattttataattaaaaaaattaactaaattaattataatatttctatTAGAAAACTTGGaataactctcttttttttttttgttatttttttttttgttattgatgTTGCAAaactaagggggtgtttggaagaagagtttgagttatgttatttgggtgttttttatatacgtgtgggtgaaaagtgtgtgaaaatatgtgtaatgttgtttaaaatgtgaaaaaatatgttaaaactaACCTACCAAACATCTCCTTAGTTTTGAAAGGCCAACCAATACACGCACTATTACTTTtaagtaggggtggcaaaataaGCCCAAACCCATTTGCCCACCCAAACTCACACACACTAATTGaacccaaacccacccaattattagttgggttaaatgggtatcaacccaattagacccagtaattattgggttttaactaaaaacccattgaggcccatttaacccaaaaacaatataCCCAAATTCAACCCAGCCTTTcccattaaaaaagaagaagaagccctCAAAcgttttgttttaggttttcattttccttttgattttctcGGCCTCCAAACACTTCTCTCTCgcttgctctctctctttctctctctgagAACAATGAGGCACAACCTAGCTTTATCATCCCTCCTTCTGAGGTAACAATATCATCACCATcaaccatctctctctctctctctctctcaaaataaaaatattttggttcAGGTCCGAGCGAGAATcgatctctctcttttctcaacTTGTTCACTATGAAGAGCATTTCATTAATGGTGGATCTTACTCACTTAGTTGAATCATTCACTAAGCCGAAGCGAGTCCGAGATCGACAACAATGTTGGACGGACTTCTCGACCTAATCAATGTTTGACGAAGACTTGGATTGATGTGATACGGAGGAAGAGAAAGGCGACTGAAAAGTTTTTGAAGAAAGATGTGGCTGATTTTCTTGCGAATGGACTCGATATCAATGCTTATGGAAGAGTAATTACTCGCTTGTTCTTTTAGCTTTACGTTATGCTCATCTGATTTGATCTCAGAGTAgattgagtttttcttttttgtttggttgttgagaaaatttttggagaaagagtaattcaaaattttgaattttgagttcATTATCAGagatatagaaaattaaaaattaaaaattaaaaatttcatgGTCTTTGATTTAATTGTGCTCATTAATTAGCATAATCTTTGTTTGGCTGTTGAGAAAAAAGAGTGGAAATTCGACTATGAAATTCCAGCTTTCATTTTTAGCTTCAAAATAGTTATTTTCACTTTAATgacattttggtaattttaataattgggtaattgggtgAGTTGagtttacccataataattgggttgggttggatttgggtTAGAAATAATTAGTTAAATAGGTTTTAATGGgcaaatgaattttaaaaaccCAACCTAATAATGCCCACCCCAAACCCACCCAAGCTCACCCATTTGACAATCTCCTTCTAAGTTTAGCGTACCCATAGCAACTAGAAGGATGTTTTTTCTTCTCCACGGCCACGGGTCCCCACCAATGTAACATCGTTTTGCTATATATTGCTTGACGTAGAACTTAGGAAAAGAAGTAAAGATTAAAGAACCTTAAAAGCATGGAATTTCTTGCCAAACTCTATCATGTTAAGATGTTCTCTTTACCACTGCACACTCTtaatgcgatggtcactctacaagtataaatgtctgtggggtgtgggggcaaggatcggggttcaagtttctagaaagaaattttatacacatatacacttagattaagttagggtagaaattttatttaaaaaaaagaaaaaagaaaaaagaaaaaagaagaagaagaagaagaagatgttcTGTTTACTTTTTGCCTTGTatcaaataaaaacattaaaaaaaagtcagcAAAGGCAACAAGTCTTGACTTGGCTATATATATGTTCAAACTTTTACTTTTTGCCTTGTatcaaataaaaacattaaaaaagagTCAGCAAAGGCAGCAAGTCTTGACTTTTGCCTTGTatcaaataaaaacattaaaaaagagTCAGCAAAGGCAGCAAGTCTTGACTTGGCTATATCTATGTTCAAACTTTTACTTTTTGCCTTGTatcaaataaaaacattaaaaaagagTCAGCAAAGGCAGCAAGTCTTGACTTGGCTATATCTATGTTCAAACTAAGCAACAACAATAGCCCATTTCCAAATTTTATCACCACTGAAGACCACCGTAAACTCACCAAATAATAGCCCAACCGAATCGCAAAACAGAGCTTCTTTGATCTTTACAGAAATACCATGTCCACCACCAAGACCGATCTCCACATCGTTGCTTATCCTTTCCCATCCGCAGGCCACATCATCCCCCTCCTAGATCTCACCCACCTGTTACTCACCCGCGGCCTAAACGTTACCGTTTTGGTCACCCCCAGCAACGTCCACTTACTTGAACCATACCTCTCCGCCCACCCATCTTCTCTCAAACACTTGGTTCTCCCAGCCCTAGTCCCAGCTAGCACACCTACTCCTCCACATAAGAGACTCCTCGCTGTCGTGCGCGCCTTGCGTGACCTTCACTATCCTTTCCTCCTCCAATGGTTCCAGTCTCACCCTTCGCCACCTGTGGCTATTATATCTGATATTTTCCTCGGCTGGACCCACCACCTTGCCTGTGAGCTTAAAGTGCCACGTCTCTGCTTCTCACCCTCCGGTGCTTTTGGGATGTCAGTAGCTTTTTCCATGATCCGTGACCCACCCAAAAACAATGATCCCGGTGAGGATATCAATGTCCTAATTTCATTACCTAAGGTCCCGAATTCCCCGACGTACCCTTGGTGGCAGATCTCTCCACATAATAGAAACGATCTTGAAGCTGACCCAAATTGGGAATTTCACAGAAACAGCATGCTGGCTAATTTCGAGAGTTGGGGAATTGTGTTTAACTCGTTCGCCCGTTTGGAGAGTGTGTACTTTGACCATTTGAAGAGAGAGATTGGGCACAATCGAGTGTGGGCGGTAGGACCTGTATTGCCACTAGAAGGTGATTTGATTGGATCGGCTACTAGAGGTGGGGCCAGCTCTGTGCCATGTCACGAGCTTATGACGTGGCTGGATGCTCGTCTTGACAACTCTGTTGTTTACGTGTGCTTTGGAAGTCTTGCTGTGTTGACAAGTAAGCAATTAAATGTTCTTGCAACAGCGTTGGAGTGTAGTGGGgtccattttattttgtgtgcaaGG is a genomic window containing:
- the LOC142631140 gene encoding flavonol 3-O-glucosyltransferase UGT89B1-like, producing the protein MSTTKTDLHIVAYPFPSAGHIIPLLDLTHLLLTRGLNVTVLVTPSNVHLLEPYLSAHPSSLKHLVLPALVPASTPTPPHKRLLAVVRALRDLHYPFLLQWFQSHPSPPVAIISDIFLGWTHHLACELKVPRLCFSPSGAFGMSVAFSMIRDPPKNNDPGEDINVLISLPKVPNSPTYPWWQISPHNRNDLEADPNWEFHRNSMLANFESWGIVFNSFARLESVYFDHLKREIGHNRVWAVGPVLPLEGDLIGSATRGGASSVPCHELMTWLDARLDNSVVYVCFGSLAVLTSKQLNVLATALECSGVHFILCARVPDDQGSILDGFRDRVGDRGLVIKGGWAPQVAILRHRAVGSFLTHCGWNSVLEGLISGVVMLTWPMGTEQFTNALLLVDQLGVAIRAGEGNENIPDSNELARLLVVSLDKIKPQNVRAKELSDAALSAVKGGSSDKDLDELIKQLADIKKLE